One Arthrobacter sp. FW306-07-I genomic window carries:
- a CDS encoding EamA family transporter, producing MNLRDSLLAVLVALLWGLNFVAIDVGLHAGGQEFPPLLFVAMRFVLVVFPWILFVRKPDVSWKAIIGVGLFMSAGQFGLLYLAMALGMPAGLASLVLQAQVLLTVLLAAAFLGERPSRRQLAGVVLGVAGLGLVAVGRSAVAPLLPLVIVLAAALSWAAGNVIARRAKAASGLGLVVWSGAVVPLPLGALSVLLDGPDAVWRSLATLQAPTILSALYTAVFASLVGYGIWNRLLASHPSSAVVPFTLLVPVVGMSAAWLVLAEVPSPTELAGGLLLLGGVATAVLTSGGRRRQRREAEPLPDRGAGLAAGDADDGGRLAAAGPPAGGREAEGR from the coding sequence GTGAACCTGCGCGACTCCCTCCTTGCCGTCCTTGTGGCCCTGCTGTGGGGCCTTAATTTCGTTGCTATCGACGTCGGGCTGCATGCGGGCGGACAGGAGTTCCCGCCCCTGCTGTTCGTGGCCATGCGCTTCGTCCTGGTGGTCTTCCCGTGGATCCTTTTCGTCAGGAAGCCGGATGTCAGCTGGAAGGCCATCATCGGCGTCGGACTCTTCATGAGCGCCGGCCAGTTTGGCCTTCTCTACCTGGCCATGGCGCTGGGGATGCCCGCAGGGCTTGCGTCCCTGGTCCTGCAGGCACAGGTGCTGCTGACCGTCCTCCTCGCTGCCGCCTTCCTGGGCGAACGTCCCAGCCGGCGGCAATTGGCCGGAGTGGTGCTCGGCGTCGCCGGGCTGGGGCTCGTGGCGGTGGGGCGCAGCGCCGTGGCCCCGCTGCTGCCGCTGGTCATCGTCCTGGCTGCGGCCTTGTCATGGGCAGCCGGAAATGTCATCGCCCGCAGGGCGAAGGCAGCCTCCGGCCTGGGGCTGGTGGTCTGGTCCGGCGCCGTGGTTCCGCTCCCACTCGGCGCGCTGTCCGTACTGCTGGACGGCCCGGACGCCGTCTGGCGGTCACTGGCCACCCTCCAGGCACCGACCATCCTCAGCGCGCTCTATACCGCGGTTTTTGCCTCGCTGGTGGGCTACGGGATCTGGAACCGGCTCCTTGCCAGCCACCCGTCGTCGGCCGTTGTCCCCTTCACCCTGCTGGTCCCGGTGGTGGGAATGAGCGCTGCCTGGCTGGTCCTCGCGGAGGTGCCATCGCCAACGGAACTGGCGGGCGGTCTGCTCCTGTTGGGTGGCGTGGCGACGGCGGTACTGACCAGTGGAGGGCGCCGGCGTCAGCGGCGTGAGGCGGAGCCGCTGCCGGACCGGGGTGCCGGCCTTGCCGCAGGAGATGCCGACGACGGCGGGCGCTTGGCTGCCGCCGGACCTCCGGCCGGGGGCCGGGAAGCGGAGGGCCGCTGA
- a CDS encoding TetR/AcrR family transcriptional regulator, with product MTTEPTATEPTAAAKSLRPARTNATRQKLFDASMELIGERGAASVTVDEIAAAAGVSKGTVYYNFGSKSELIAQLLRHGVDILKARLLEAADAEGTGSDPLLAMEAMIGQAMDFMAEYPSFARLWVSENWRIPSEWQGTFSVLRAELLEVIGQAVEKVAKAYPVDDSVSRGSLETAIFGACFVVGLDRQTYNPERTRDQSVAAIMAIMRGYVLKGLAPRG from the coding sequence ATGACCACGGAACCCACGGCCACTGAACCCACGGCCGCTGCCAAAAGCCTCCGCCCGGCCAGGACCAACGCCACCCGCCAAAAGCTCTTCGATGCCTCCATGGAACTGATCGGCGAGCGCGGGGCGGCCAGCGTCACGGTCGATGAGATCGCGGCAGCCGCGGGAGTTTCCAAGGGCACCGTGTACTACAACTTCGGCAGCAAGTCCGAGCTGATCGCGCAGCTCCTGCGGCACGGCGTGGACATTCTCAAGGCGAGGCTGCTCGAGGCCGCCGACGCCGAAGGGACGGGCAGTGACCCGCTGCTGGCCATGGAGGCGATGATCGGGCAGGCCATGGATTTCATGGCGGAGTACCCTTCCTTCGCCCGCCTTTGGGTCAGCGAGAACTGGCGGATCCCCAGCGAGTGGCAGGGTACCTTCTCGGTGCTGCGCGCCGAGCTCCTGGAGGTCATCGGCCAGGCCGTGGAGAAGGTGGCCAAGGCCTACCCGGTGGATGATTCGGTATCCCGGGGCAGCCTGGAGACCGCCATTTTCGGGGCCTGCTTCGTGGTGGGCCTGGACCGGCAGACGTACAACCCTGAGCGCACCCGTGACCAAAGTGTTGCAGCAATCATGGCCATCATGCGCGGCTACGTCCTGAAGGGGCTTGCTCCTCGGGGATGA
- a CDS encoding YhgE/Pip family protein: MTVLRLARSELKRMTGGLLPKLTILALTMVPLLYGAVYLYANWDPYGHLNNLDAALVVEDSGATAADGTRLEAGTKVADSLMEGNVFHWIPVDSSAEADAGVRSGQYAFALRIPKDFSANLVSPGSFDSASQAMLNVTTNDANNYLLSTIVDKLTTAVHATVAKEVGEETANQLLTGFGTIHSKMVQAADGASQLADGVATLRDGTVTLHEGTSALSSGADQLYAGQLKLRDGANQLTDGAGQLSSGLAVLKDKTASLPADTQRLASGAAQVAAGNAQLNAKVQDVAAQLDAADQGLRSRVVESNSRLVASGILTQDQANKVLADFDAAAASSPVATARSKIQTDAAQVQQLADGSQAVSAGAAQLAAGMPALKDAIGQASAGADQLHAGAAALAAGEQSAVDGAAGLADGAKKVDAGAAQVSDGAAQAATGSRTLADEIGKGAGQVPNPDDAQKNNLSRVMADPVAVSNVSQAKAGSYGAGLAPFFLTLAMWIGIFMLVQAMRPITQRALASNAPSWKIALGGWLPFLLVSVVQASLLTLVVDVALGLDPAHPVLMWMFMLAAAMAFSALIQGVVALLGSPGKLVVLILLVLQLVSSGGTFPWQTTPQPLHVVHQILPMGYVVTGMRHLIYGGDLSMILPTLAGLVGYTLLGAALSTLAVRKNKYWTLKTLKPEIAV, translated from the coding sequence GTGACTGTCCTGCGGCTGGCCCGCTCCGAACTCAAGCGCATGACCGGCGGGCTGCTGCCCAAGCTGACCATCCTGGCGCTGACCATGGTCCCGCTGCTTTACGGTGCGGTCTACCTCTACGCGAACTGGGATCCCTACGGGCACCTCAACAACCTGGACGCTGCCCTGGTGGTGGAGGATTCCGGCGCCACCGCTGCAGACGGCACCCGGCTGGAGGCCGGCACCAAGGTGGCGGACAGCCTGATGGAAGGCAACGTGTTCCACTGGATTCCAGTGGACAGCTCCGCAGAGGCCGATGCGGGCGTCAGGAGCGGGCAGTACGCCTTTGCACTCCGGATTCCCAAGGACTTCTCGGCCAACCTGGTCTCCCCCGGCAGCTTCGACTCCGCCAGCCAGGCGATGCTGAACGTCACTACCAACGATGCGAACAACTACCTCCTGAGCACCATCGTGGACAAGCTGACCACGGCCGTGCACGCAACGGTGGCCAAAGAGGTGGGTGAGGAGACCGCCAACCAGCTGCTGACAGGTTTCGGCACTATCCACTCCAAGATGGTCCAGGCCGCGGACGGCGCTTCGCAGCTGGCCGACGGCGTGGCCACCCTGAGGGACGGAACCGTCACCCTCCACGAAGGGACCTCGGCCCTGAGCAGCGGCGCGGACCAGTTGTACGCCGGCCAGCTGAAACTGCGCGACGGCGCCAACCAGCTGACCGACGGCGCGGGGCAGCTCAGCAGCGGCCTGGCAGTCCTCAAGGACAAGACAGCCAGCCTGCCAGCGGACACGCAACGGCTCGCCTCCGGTGCAGCCCAGGTCGCGGCCGGAAACGCACAGCTCAACGCCAAGGTCCAGGATGTGGCAGCCCAGTTGGACGCCGCGGACCAGGGCCTCCGCTCACGCGTGGTGGAGTCCAACAGCAGGCTGGTGGCCTCCGGCATCCTGACCCAGGACCAGGCAAACAAAGTCCTGGCCGACTTCGACGCCGCAGCGGCTTCCAGCCCCGTGGCAACGGCCAGGAGCAAAATCCAGACCGACGCGGCCCAGGTCCAGCAACTCGCCGACGGTTCCCAGGCAGTCAGCGCGGGCGCAGCCCAGCTGGCGGCCGGAATGCCGGCCCTCAAGGATGCCATCGGACAGGCCTCGGCAGGGGCTGACCAGCTGCACGCCGGCGCCGCAGCGTTGGCAGCCGGCGAGCAGTCCGCCGTCGACGGCGCCGCAGGCCTTGCCGACGGAGCAAAGAAGGTGGACGCCGGCGCCGCCCAGGTTTCCGATGGTGCGGCCCAGGCAGCCACCGGCTCACGGACGCTGGCAGACGAGATCGGGAAGGGCGCCGGGCAGGTCCCCAACCCCGACGATGCCCAGAAGAACAACCTGTCCCGGGTGATGGCCGATCCCGTGGCGGTCAGCAACGTCTCGCAGGCGAAGGCAGGGTCCTACGGCGCCGGGCTGGCACCGTTCTTCCTTACGCTGGCCATGTGGATCGGAATCTTCATGCTGGTCCAGGCCATGCGGCCCATCACGCAGCGGGCGCTGGCCTCCAACGCGCCGAGCTGGAAGATCGCTTTGGGCGGCTGGCTGCCTTTCCTGCTGGTCTCGGTGGTGCAGGCCTCCCTCCTGACCCTGGTGGTGGATGTCGCACTGGGGCTGGACCCCGCCCACCCGGTGCTGATGTGGATGTTCATGCTGGCCGCCGCAATGGCATTCAGCGCGCTCATCCAAGGCGTGGTGGCCCTGCTCGGTTCACCTGGCAAACTGGTGGTGCTGATCCTGCTGGTGCTGCAGCTGGTGTCATCCGGCGGCACGTTCCCGTGGCAGACCACTCCGCAGCCGCTGCACGTTGTGCACCAGATTCTGCCCATGGGGTACGTGGTGACCGGCATGCGGCACCTGATCTACGGCGGCGACCTGTCCATGATCCTCCCCACCCTGGCAGGACTGGTGGGTTACACGCTGCTGGGCGCGGCCCTGTCCACGCTCGCGGTACGCAAGAACAAGTACTGGACGCTCAAGACGCTGAAACCGGAGATCGCAGTATGA
- a CDS encoding ABC transporter ATP-binding protein gives MLSARQLHAKGRRDPLLPSTSLSLRRGELLLVTGERQDQRTALALLLSGRMKATSGDVSWDGSPRTKQLRVASALVDSPGVNEPEEHLSVRDLVTEDLALIPRRYRGALLSGPWLKVNRFEDIADLWTEQLEPRRRLELLTALALANPRTDLLVVDSPDRHSAEGLTWLPRLQELAYDAGRPLAVVAAVSAVPGWWDGPVAAIGNDAPEPAPAGSADSSDPRDDIQANDATAPAGKHAAEAGQDPEPTKTTLETEVAK, from the coding sequence TTGCTCTCAGCACGCCAGCTCCATGCCAAAGGACGCCGGGACCCGCTGCTTCCGTCCACCTCCCTGAGCCTCCGCCGGGGCGAACTGCTGCTCGTCACCGGCGAGCGCCAGGACCAGCGGACCGCCCTGGCCCTCCTGCTCAGCGGCCGGATGAAGGCCACAAGCGGAGACGTCAGCTGGGACGGCAGCCCGCGGACCAAGCAGCTGCGGGTGGCTTCGGCCCTGGTGGACTCCCCCGGGGTGAACGAACCCGAGGAACACCTCAGCGTCCGCGACCTGGTGACCGAGGACCTGGCCCTCATACCCCGGCGATACCGTGGGGCACTGCTCAGCGGACCATGGCTGAAGGTCAACCGGTTCGAGGACATCGCGGACCTCTGGACGGAGCAGCTGGAACCACGGCGGCGGCTTGAGCTGCTGACGGCTCTCGCCCTGGCCAACCCGCGCACCGACCTGCTGGTGGTCGACTCGCCGGACCGCCACAGTGCAGAGGGTCTCACGTGGCTGCCGCGCCTCCAGGAATTGGCGTACGACGCCGGGCGGCCGCTCGCCGTCGTAGCGGCAGTCAGTGCCGTACCCGGCTGGTGGGACGGCCCGGTTGCCGCGATCGGCAATGACGCGCCCGAGCCTGCCCCTGCCGGTTCCGCCGACAGTTCCGACCCGCGCGATGACATCCAGGCGAATGACGCCACGGCCCCCGCCGGCAAGCACGCCGCCGAAGCCGGGCAGGACCCGGAACCTACCAAAACCACACTCGAAACCGAGGTTGCCAAGTGA
- a CDS encoding dihydrolipoyl dehydrogenase family protein, whose amino-acid sequence MMPEAAEREFDVVVIGAGAVGENAAGRVVEGGLTAVLVEAELVGGECSYWACMPSKALLRPGTALHGAQTTPGAKEAVTRTLDAAAVLERRNYFTSNWQDDSQASWVEDTGIELVRGHGWLTGPKAVEVAGLDGTQHRLRARHAVVLATGSAPNTPPIEGLQDVQVWGTREATSASEVPNRLLVLGGGVAGVELAQAFARLGSSVTLVARSGLLGNFPKEAAELVAAGLRADGVELRLNTATERISGNDNGTITLTLGDGSTITSEKVLVSTGRHPALEGLGLENIGFEPDESGHLTLTADSSGLVQGTPGDEPWLYAVGDAAGKNLFTHQGKYEARATGAAIAARAKGELNGTPGEWTRYAQTANQHAVPGVVFTDPELASVGRTLQAAHKDGYNASSVELPIQVAGSSLHSENYEGWAQLVVDEDRKVLLGATFAGPDVAELLHAATIAVVGEVPLDRLWHAVPSYPTISEVWLRLLEKYGL is encoded by the coding sequence ATGATGCCCGAGGCCGCTGAGCGCGAATTTGATGTTGTTGTTATCGGCGCAGGCGCCGTAGGGGAAAACGCGGCCGGCCGCGTCGTCGAGGGCGGGCTCACGGCCGTGCTCGTGGAAGCGGAACTGGTGGGCGGTGAATGCTCCTACTGGGCGTGCATGCCGTCAAAGGCCCTGCTTCGTCCCGGCACCGCCTTGCATGGAGCGCAGACCACCCCCGGCGCCAAGGAGGCGGTGACCCGGACCCTGGATGCGGCCGCCGTCCTGGAACGCAGGAACTATTTCACCTCCAACTGGCAGGATGACAGCCAGGCTTCCTGGGTGGAGGACACGGGCATCGAACTGGTGCGCGGCCATGGCTGGTTGACCGGCCCCAAAGCAGTGGAGGTGGCGGGCCTGGACGGGACCCAACACCGGCTGCGCGCGCGGCACGCCGTGGTCCTGGCTACCGGCTCCGCCCCGAACACTCCCCCTATCGAAGGCCTGCAGGACGTGCAGGTATGGGGAACACGGGAAGCGACGTCGGCGAGTGAGGTGCCGAATCGGCTGTTAGTACTGGGCGGCGGGGTGGCCGGAGTTGAACTCGCCCAGGCCTTCGCGCGGCTGGGCTCGAGTGTCACCCTGGTGGCCCGCAGCGGCTTGCTGGGCAACTTTCCAAAGGAGGCCGCTGAACTCGTTGCGGCGGGGCTGCGGGCGGACGGCGTCGAGCTCCGCCTGAATACTGCCACAGAGCGGATCAGCGGGAACGACAACGGCACTATCACCCTCACCCTGGGCGACGGATCCACGATCACCTCGGAGAAGGTGCTGGTTTCCACAGGAAGGCACCCGGCATTGGAGGGCCTCGGCCTGGAAAACATTGGCTTTGAGCCCGACGAATCCGGGCACCTGACCCTGACGGCGGACAGCTCCGGCCTGGTCCAGGGAACGCCGGGCGACGAACCCTGGCTCTACGCCGTGGGAGACGCGGCGGGCAAGAACCTCTTCACCCACCAAGGCAAGTACGAGGCACGGGCAACCGGCGCCGCCATCGCGGCCCGCGCCAAAGGCGAACTCAACGGCACCCCGGGCGAATGGACCCGGTACGCCCAGACCGCCAACCAGCACGCCGTGCCCGGCGTGGTCTTCACGGACCCCGAACTCGCCAGCGTCGGGCGCACCCTGCAGGCCGCCCACAAGGACGGCTACAACGCCTCCTCGGTAGAACTGCCCATCCAGGTGGCTGGGTCCTCGCTCCACTCCGAGAACTACGAAGGGTGGGCGCAGCTGGTGGTTGATGAAGACCGCAAGGTCCTGCTGGGCGCCACCTTCGCCGGCCCGGACGTTGCCGAACTGCTGCATGCGGCCACCATCGCCGTGGTGGGCGAGGTGCCGCTGGACCGCCTCTGGCATGCCGTGCCTTCTTACCCCACCATCAGCGAGGTGTGGCTGCGGCTCCTGGAGAAGTACGGGCTCTGA
- a CDS encoding phosphoenolpyruvate carboxykinase (GTP) yields the protein MGDLAQKPLLEKAPTTHAGLLAWVEEVAELTQPDRIYWVDGSEEENTRLTDELVAAGTLTRLNQDLFPNSFAAFSDPADVARVEEQTFICSENKRDAGFTNNWMEPREMKDKLRGLFAGSMRGRTMYVIPFVMGHLDAEDPKFGVEITDSAYVVASMRIMARIGTDVLNRITEANAFFVPALHSVGAPLEPGQDDVPWPCNPDKWIVHFPEERSIWSFGSGYGGNALLGKKCYALRIASVMARDEGWLAEHMLILKLTSPEQKTYYVAAAFPSACGKTNLALLDPTIKGWKVETLGDDITWMRFGKEGELRAVNPEAGLFGVAPGTGWGTNPNAMRAIAKGNSIFTNVALTDDGGVWWEGMTDEVPSHLTDWQGNSWTPDSDKPAAHPNSRFCTPIDQIDMVAEEYHNPDGVELSAILFGGRRKTTIPLVTEARSWSNGIFMGSTLSSETTAAAAGAVGVVRRDPMAMLPFIGYDAGDYLNHWVNLSAKANPERLPRIFLVNWFRRNSEGGFAWPGFGDNARVLKWAIERLEGKADAVETPIGFVPTGDAIDLDGLDMTPAQVEEAVKVDPAEWATELASIEEWFGNFGESLPQALQSELAGLKARLG from the coding sequence ATGGGCGATCTGGCGCAGAAGCCGCTGCTTGAGAAAGCACCCACCACACATGCCGGTCTGCTGGCATGGGTCGAAGAGGTTGCTGAGCTTACGCAGCCGGACCGCATCTACTGGGTTGACGGGTCCGAAGAGGAAAACACCCGTCTCACCGACGAACTTGTTGCTGCTGGAACCCTGACCCGGCTCAACCAGGACCTGTTCCCCAACTCCTTCGCCGCGTTCTCAGATCCCGCTGACGTTGCCCGCGTCGAGGAACAGACCTTCATCTGCTCCGAAAACAAGCGCGACGCCGGCTTCACCAATAACTGGATGGAACCCCGCGAGATGAAGGACAAGCTGCGCGGGCTGTTCGCCGGGTCCATGCGCGGCCGCACCATGTACGTCATCCCCTTCGTCATGGGCCACCTCGACGCCGAGGACCCAAAGTTCGGGGTGGAGATCACCGACAGCGCCTACGTTGTGGCCTCCATGCGCATCATGGCCCGCATCGGCACCGATGTCCTGAACCGCATTACGGAAGCCAACGCCTTCTTCGTTCCGGCACTGCACTCCGTGGGCGCTCCGCTGGAACCGGGCCAAGACGACGTGCCGTGGCCGTGCAACCCGGACAAGTGGATTGTCCACTTCCCGGAGGAGCGCTCCATCTGGTCCTTCGGCTCCGGCTACGGCGGCAACGCCCTGCTGGGCAAGAAGTGCTACGCCCTGCGCATCGCCTCCGTCATGGCACGCGACGAAGGCTGGCTGGCAGAGCACATGCTCATCCTTAAGCTGACTTCCCCGGAGCAGAAGACCTACTACGTCGCGGCGGCCTTCCCCTCCGCCTGCGGGAAGACCAACCTCGCACTGCTGGACCCCACCATCAAGGGCTGGAAGGTGGAGACCCTGGGTGACGACATCACCTGGATGCGGTTCGGCAAGGAAGGCGAGCTGCGTGCCGTCAACCCCGAGGCCGGCCTCTTCGGTGTTGCGCCGGGCACCGGCTGGGGCACCAACCCCAATGCCATGCGCGCCATCGCCAAGGGCAACAGCATCTTCACCAACGTGGCACTGACCGACGACGGCGGTGTCTGGTGGGAGGGCATGACGGACGAGGTCCCTTCGCACCTGACCGACTGGCAGGGCAACTCCTGGACCCCGGACTCCGACAAGCCGGCAGCGCACCCCAACTCCCGCTTCTGCACCCCGATCGACCAGATCGACATGGTGGCCGAGGAGTACCACAACCCCGACGGCGTGGAGCTCTCAGCCATCTTGTTCGGCGGCCGCCGCAAGACCACTATCCCGCTGGTCACCGAGGCCCGCAGCTGGTCCAACGGCATCTTCATGGGCTCCACCCTGTCCTCCGAGACAACGGCTGCTGCTGCCGGCGCCGTCGGTGTGGTCCGGCGCGACCCCATGGCCATGCTGCCCTTCATCGGCTACGACGCAGGCGACTACCTCAACCACTGGGTCAACCTGTCCGCCAAGGCCAACCCGGAGCGGCTGCCCAGGATCTTCCTGGTCAACTGGTTCCGCCGGAACTCCGAGGGCGGTTTCGCCTGGCCCGGATTCGGCGACAACGCGCGCGTCCTCAAGTGGGCCATCGAGCGCCTCGAGGGCAAGGCGGACGCCGTTGAAACCCCCATCGGGTTCGTGCCCACCGGCGACGCCATTGACCTGGACGGCCTGGACATGACCCCCGCGCAGGTGGAGGAAGCCGTCAAGGTCGACCCCGCTGAATGGGCCACCGAGCTTGCCTCGATCGAGGAATGGTTCGGCAACTTCGGCGAGTCCCTGCCGCAGGCACTGCAGTCCGAGCTGGCCGGCCTCAAGGCCCGCCTCGGCTGA
- a CDS encoding globin domain-containing protein, translating to MLSDKSRPVIEATLPLVGSRIGSITPNFYARLFAAHPELMDGLFSRSNQRSGNQQQALAGSIAAFATHLVNNPGTLPETVLSRIAHRHASLGITEPQYQVVYEHLFAAIAEDLAEVITPEIAEAWTEVYWLMADALIKLEKGLYAAQANDRMWTPWRVAAKTPAGTGSMTFTLEPADDTPVTPALPGQYISVKVAVADGLRQVRQYSLSGDAGTSRTFTTKLDDGGEVSPVLHNTVQVGDVVEISNAYGEITLKEGDGPVVLASAGIGCTPTASILRSLAESGSDRQVLVLHAESTLDSWALRSQMTDDVERLDGAELQLWLEKPVDGAKEGFMSLREVDLPANASLYLCGPLPFMKNIRNEAINAGIPATRIHYEVFGPDIWLAS from the coding sequence ATGCTCTCGGACAAGTCCCGCCCCGTCATCGAGGCCACCCTGCCGCTGGTCGGCTCCCGGATCGGATCCATCACCCCCAACTTCTACGCCCGCCTTTTCGCGGCGCACCCAGAACTGATGGATGGCTTGTTCAGCCGCTCCAACCAGCGCTCCGGCAACCAGCAGCAGGCGCTCGCCGGGAGCATCGCCGCCTTCGCCACCCACCTGGTCAACAACCCGGGCACCCTGCCGGAAACCGTCCTTTCGCGCATCGCCCACCGGCACGCTTCCCTGGGCATCACCGAACCGCAGTACCAGGTGGTCTACGAGCACCTGTTCGCGGCCATCGCCGAAGACCTGGCCGAGGTCATCACGCCGGAGATCGCCGAAGCCTGGACCGAGGTGTACTGGCTGATGGCAGATGCTTTGATCAAGCTCGAGAAGGGCCTCTACGCCGCCCAGGCCAATGACAGGATGTGGACCCCCTGGCGTGTGGCCGCGAAGACTCCCGCGGGAACCGGGTCCATGACCTTCACCCTGGAACCAGCGGATGACACCCCCGTCACCCCCGCCCTGCCCGGCCAGTACATCAGCGTCAAGGTGGCGGTTGCGGACGGCCTGCGCCAGGTCCGGCAGTACTCCCTCTCCGGTGACGCCGGCACCAGCCGCACCTTCACCACGAAACTGGACGACGGCGGCGAGGTCTCCCCCGTCCTGCACAACACCGTCCAGGTGGGTGACGTCGTCGAAATTTCCAACGCCTACGGTGAGATCACGTTGAAGGAGGGCGACGGCCCGGTGGTCCTCGCGTCGGCGGGCATCGGCTGCACCCCCACCGCCTCCATCCTCCGCTCCCTTGCCGAGTCCGGCTCCGACCGGCAGGTCCTGGTGCTGCACGCAGAAAGCACCCTGGACAGCTGGGCCCTGCGCAGCCAGATGACGGACGACGTGGAACGCCTCGACGGTGCCGAACTGCAGCTTTGGCTTGAAAAGCCGGTGGACGGCGCCAAGGAAGGCTTCATGTCCCTGCGCGAAGTGGACCTTCCCGCGAACGCCTCGCTATACCTCTGCGGCCCGCTTCCATTCATGAAGAACATCCGCAATGAGGCCATCAACGCCGGCATCCCCGCCACGCGCATCCACTACGAGGTCTTCGGCCCGGACATCTGGCTCGCCAGCTGA
- a CDS encoding RrF2 family transcriptional regulator, whose product MKINAFADVSLRALMVLAAVPDGTLLTTQSIADSVGTPYNHVSKAMAKLRSMGLIEVVRGRSGGSRLSHAGRVATVGQILRQLDTRTDPADCVAPGGNCPLINECKLRSALARAREAFYAELDSVVIADLPQARQMAPVFQMIGLRPGL is encoded by the coding sequence ATGAAGATCAACGCCTTCGCCGACGTCAGCCTGCGCGCGCTCATGGTGCTCGCAGCCGTGCCGGACGGAACGCTGCTCACCACCCAGAGCATCGCGGACTCCGTGGGGACGCCCTACAACCACGTGAGCAAGGCCATGGCCAAGCTGCGGAGCATGGGGCTGATCGAGGTGGTCCGCGGCCGGTCCGGCGGCTCGCGGCTCAGCCATGCCGGGCGGGTGGCCACGGTGGGCCAGATCCTGCGGCAGCTGGACACCCGTACGGATCCCGCCGACTGCGTGGCGCCGGGCGGCAATTGCCCCCTGATCAACGAGTGCAAACTCAGGAGTGCGCTGGCCCGCGCCCGTGAGGCCTTCTACGCCGAGCTCGACTCCGTAGTGATCGCCGACCTTCCGCAGGCCCGGCAGATGGCGCCGGTTTTCCAAATGATCGGCCTCCGGCCCGGGCTATAG
- a CDS encoding phosphomannomutase/phosphoglucomutase, with product MTSEQTTTFDLSASFKAYDVRGIVGESITAEIVEAVGAAFVDVLQLEGQTIVVGGDMRPSSPEFTKAFANGAATRGANVELLDLISTDELYFACGFLNRAGATFTASHNPAEYNGIKMAKAGAVPISSETGLKDIQALAEQYLNSGSIPRAGTKGLISVRDVLKDYSEYLRKLVDLSASRPLKVVVDAGNGMAGLTTPAVLGDALLPKLPFDVVPLYFELDGSFPNHPANPLEPENLRDLQAAVIEHGADIGLAFDGDADRCFVIDEKGEPVSPSAITGMVARREIARAKAQGEENPTIIHNLLTSRAVAELVEHDGGRAVRTRVGHSFIKAVMAKEGAVFGGEHSAHFYFRDFWNADTGMLAAMHVLAALGEQDGPLSELAREYEPYVSSGEINSEVEDKPAAVERVRQAFADQDLTIDNLDGSTFTANDGSYWFNLRPSNTEPFLRLNAEATDRATMERIRDRVLSLVRA from the coding sequence GTGACTAGCGAACAGACAACGACATTTGATCTCTCGGCCTCCTTCAAGGCCTACGACGTCCGCGGGATCGTAGGCGAGTCGATCACCGCCGAAATCGTCGAAGCCGTGGGGGCCGCGTTCGTGGATGTCCTGCAGCTTGAGGGCCAGACCATCGTGGTGGGCGGCGACATGCGCCCCTCATCCCCCGAGTTCACCAAGGCCTTCGCAAACGGAGCGGCAACGCGGGGTGCCAACGTGGAATTGCTGGACCTGATCTCCACCGATGAGCTGTACTTCGCCTGCGGTTTCCTCAACCGCGCCGGCGCAACCTTCACCGCCAGTCACAACCCTGCCGAGTACAACGGCATCAAGATGGCCAAGGCAGGCGCCGTGCCCATCTCCTCCGAAACGGGCCTCAAGGACATCCAGGCCCTCGCGGAGCAGTACCTGAACTCCGGCTCCATTCCCCGCGCCGGCACCAAGGGCCTCATCAGCGTCCGCGACGTGCTCAAGGACTACTCCGAGTACCTCCGCAAGCTCGTTGACCTCTCCGCATCCCGCCCCCTGAAGGTGGTGGTGGACGCCGGCAACGGCATGGCCGGGTTGACCACGCCTGCCGTCCTGGGGGATGCGCTGCTGCCCAAGCTGCCGTTCGACGTCGTCCCGCTCTACTTCGAACTGGACGGTTCCTTCCCCAACCACCCGGCCAACCCGCTGGAGCCGGAAAACCTCCGGGACCTGCAGGCCGCCGTCATTGAACACGGCGCGGACATCGGCCTGGCGTTCGACGGCGACGCCGACCGCTGCTTCGTCATCGATGAAAAGGGCGAGCCCGTGTCGCCGTCGGCCATTACCGGCATGGTGGCCCGCCGCGAAATCGCCCGGGCAAAGGCCCAAGGCGAGGAAAACCCCACCATCATCCACAACCTGCTCACCTCGCGCGCCGTGGCGGAGCTGGTGGAGCACGACGGCGGACGCGCGGTCCGCACACGCGTGGGCCACTCCTTCATCAAGGCGGTCATGGCCAAGGAAGGCGCGGTGTTCGGCGGCGAGCACTCGGCGCACTTCTACTTCCGCGACTTCTGGAACGCGGACACCGGCATGCTGGCCGCCATGCACGTCCTGGCTGCCCTTGGCGAGCAGGACGGCCCGCTGTCCGAGCTGGCACGGGAATACGAGCCCTACGTCAGCTCCGGCGAGATCAACTCCGAGGTGGAGGACAAGCCGGCAGCGGTGGAGCGGGTACGCCAGGCCTTCGCCGACCAGGACCTGACCATCGACAACCTGGACGGCAGCACGTTCACCGCCAACGACGGCAGCTACTGGTTCAACCTGCGCCCGTCCAACACCGAGCCGTTCCTGCGGCTCAACGCCGAGGCCACGGACCGGGCCACCATGGAACGCATCCGCGACCGCGTCCTGTCCCTGGTACGGGCCTAG